A stretch of Fulvia fulva chromosome 4, complete sequence DNA encodes these proteins:
- a CDS encoding Small ubiquitin-related modifier 3: MSIKSIIQVPLGDDFVECSVSLPATIGSARISQFTSRVSAAVFEIASDIDEGSATPSSSNRSHSRAESNIVSIQLRGADGFTVWFKVKRQATLYRVMETYGRQAGVRITRLNFVFEGQRIHHSYSADTLDMEDGDTIDVYRIRESY, encoded by the exons ATGTCGATCAAATCCATCATCCAGGTCCCGCTTGGCGACGACTTCGTCGAATGCTCCGTGTCGCTTCCTGCAACTATCGGCAGCGCCAGAATTTCCCAGTTCACAAGTCGAGTCTCCGCCGCCGT GTTCGAGATCGCGAGCGACATCGACGAAGGCAGCGCCACGCCATCGTCTTCGAACCGATCGCATAGCAGAGCAGAGTCGAATATCGTGAGCATCCAGCTGCGAGGAGCTGATGGGTTCACGGTGTGGTTCAAGGTGAAGCGGCAAGCGACTCTCTATAGGGTCATGGAAACCTATGGCAGGCAAGCGGGCGTGCGGATTACCAGACTCAACTTTGTGTTTGAGGGTCAGCGAATCCATCATAGCTACTCGGCGGATACG CTCGACATGGAAGATGGTGATACTATCGATGTGTATCGCATTCGGGAGAGCTATTGA
- a CDS encoding Glutathione hydrolase proenzyme, whose product MRLSSYALPTVLLSQLASAAPASIAPDYDVSNPRLDPEGNKLGAVASESDICTNIGGDVLKAGGNAADSTVATVLCVGVIGMYHSGIGGGGFMLVRSSNGSYEFIDFRETAPAAAFQDMYNNNTNASLYGGLASGVPGELRGLAHLHDNYGSLPWKELVLPAVKVARDGWPVNDDLITYMDSAVSGIDNFLVNDPNWAIDFAPNGTRLELGDTITRKRYAATLEMIAEHGVDAFYEGPIAKTLINAIQATNGTMTLEDLKHYTVAIRPEQNITYRDYKVHGCGAPSSGVVGLSILKIMEGYTDIGQAATLNLSTHYVDEAMRFAYGQRSELGDPLFLEGMEEYQADMLSPETVAAVRAKISPLHTLNVSAYDPSGFESLETPGTSAVVAADVNGLAIALTTTVNTLFGSKVLVPETGIIANNEMNDFSIPGSSNAFGYIPSPANYVRPGKRPLSSITPTIVEHANGSLYYLASAAGGSRILTSVLQNVWHVLDQNMTAVEALAQPRLHDQLVPNQVSFEYTYNNETVAFMKSLGHNVTWVAPGQSTGHALRLLPNGTFEAASEPRQKNSGGIAV is encoded by the coding sequence ATGAGGCTCTCCAGCTATGCCCTCCCAACAGTCCTCCTGTCCCAGCTCGCCAGCGCTGCGCCAGCGTCAATAGCACCAGACTACGATGTATCGAATCCACGTCTCGATCCTGAGGGCAACAAGCTGGGAGCGGTGGCAAGCGAGAGCGACATATGCACCAACATCGGTGGCGATGTGCTGAAGGCTGGCGGAAACGCTGCTGATAGCACAGTAGCCACTGTGTTGTGCGTTGGGGTCATCGGCATGTATCATTCTGGCATCGGTGGCGGTGGCTTCATGCTCGTGCGAAGCAGTAATGGCAGCTACGAGTTCATCGACTTCCGAGAGACAGCTCCAGCGGCAGCTTTCCAGGATATGTACAACAACAACACCAACGCCAGTCTGTACGGGGGCTTGGCAAGTGGTGTACCGGGCGAGCTGAGGGGTCTTGCGCATCTGCACGACAACTACGGCAGCTTGCCTTGGAAGGAGCTTGTGCTTCCAGCCGTCAAGGTTGCACGAGATGGATGGCCAGTCAACGACGATCTGATCACGTACATGGACTCGGCAGTATCCGGCATCGACAACTTCTTGGTCAACGATCCCAATTGGGCCATTGACTTTGCTCCTAATGGCACTCGGCTAGAGTTAGGCGACACCATTACTCGGAAAAGATATGCAGCGACTCTGGAAATGATCGCGGAACACGGCGTGGATGCGTTCTATGAAGGTCCTATTGCCAAGACCTTGATCAATGCGATACAGGCCACCAACGGTACCATGACTTTGGAGGATCTGAAACACTACACTGTAGCCATTCGCCCCGAACAAAACATCACCTACCGCGACTACAAGGTCCATGGCTGCGGTGCGCCATCATCTGGAGTTGTTGGCCTAAGCATCCTGAAGATCATGGAAGGCTACACCGACATTGGTCAAGCGGCTACACTCAATCTATCGACTCACTACGTGGACGAAGCGATGCGTTTCGCATATGGTCAGCGCAGCGAACTTGGTGACCCGTTGTTCTTGGAGGGCATGGAAGAATACCAGGCCGATATGCTCTCACCGGAGACAGTAGCAGCGGTCAGAGCCAAGATCAGTCCTCTTCACACCCTCAATGTCTCGGCATACGATCCATCTGGGTTTGAGAGTCTGGAGACACCAGGCACGTCTGCTGTCGTTGCCGCCGATGTCAATGGTCTAGCCATCGCTCTAACAACCACGGTAAACACGCTCTTCGGCTCCAAGGTTCTCGTGCCAGAAACCGGGATCATCGCCAACAACGAAATGAACGACTTCTCCATCCCAGGCTCAAGCAACGCTTTCGGCTACATTCCGTCCCCAGCAAATTACGTCCGTCCCGGGAAGAGGCCGCTCTCATCCATCACCCCTACAATCGTGGAGCACGCCAACGGAAGTCTCTACTATCTTGCAAGCGCCGCAGGAGGAAGCCGCATTCTCACATCCGTTCTCCAGAATGTATGGCACGTTCTGGACCAGAATATGACTGCGGTCGAGGCACTTGCGCAACCAAGACTTCATGACCAGTTGGTTCCCAACCAAGTCAGTTTTGAATACACGTACAATAATGAGACCGTGGCCTTCATGAAGTCCCTCGGCCACAATGTGACTTGGGTGGCTCCTGGCCAGAGTACAGGACACGCGTTGAGATTGCTTCCGAATGGTACTTTCGAGGCAGCCAGCGAGCCTCGACAGAAGAACTCGGGAGGGATTGCAGTCTGA
- a CDS encoding Dolichol kinase sec59: MSAVQSLNQSDDSSDPTTTITGPDDLRRQFSRTPRPYLYSHDGLQREDGEAGGHEPGAGARHGLPEQERPVGEESGAATRRGKDWQRQPGHSSVASSESGTDADDERPNFVKALPPAGIRPRKGLKTGEQDEDALLTPSQLDEKERQVQGYFLRQTVDQEALKDEERKEREAVQKRRFAEFVRRLSEVALMGFILICVLCGAGAARTAWYWRRELLCVPVIIIGLVLAYPVKLSIVDTQATHNKLSERFRVPASFDPATVLYPPLIPVMVALLVGPKYPAVVLPNIILGLASLPQRLFPRSSRLGGFNALHWLVAIIPLIVSDNTLWFDKRRPPAPYQLKTSQGLSPETLVSLYPLHHALMIPLHYLTTTSLLISELHLLSAVLINLLLLAQSPQALVLKSCLWLGGVPLFLACGSLLHWNVTLARVPRWKLRRPGHTAEERRSLVDAVSDIISLQKATGAFSGSTGLESDADEDMPPRSIKQQLKRSMATMPKLNTAGLVMPSLNNVLETHSVAEAREFARSLLPSIVAAPWPRPRRNTVPVREPPSISDRQPEQPPVRRASSRRKLKSVNMLWCLQLTPEQAQRRKWIYAAATYFAIFLTIAIPVRMYIATKALHNQEPIGWALSYAFGHIDYFRIIVDTSYLQSWVPLPKPMGDWTKITVALPLHVDLIRETLGQANVRLLLIAYWAIVLLVGLLAVFSLTAFVEVDTRRKVFHGVMVAMLTPATFVDPCFVALALGLVLAVFLLLEVIRAGQVPPLGNAISRFVAPYVDGRDLRGPVVVSHIFLLIGCAVPLWFSLASMERSGGAPWHDFELANNRREVAMVAGVICVGMGDAAASLIGRRYGRHKWIWVGGKSIEGSAAFAVAVTIGLMAARAWQELGGWNGLSHDRIASGWPPTPQHFPTISIKINLTADIPLELVAASRNGGLDNLKPQELATISSIATQALLEGSKTLQPISPLPADFPEIVDKLKGRLGLTPQEKNPNKSQGGGEETGPLATTDGWNESEPYGPLAMGSLDPMRAVNYLETQAVWVHSVVSGLVIDREHWKAIADMVAADDLFERMEECLSKQHAGLRRKTQFFCCSHDPDPEHDEKGDMIYRVACRSFSLREHRSTPFSHAMTSLGAANFFCEADTYSRLVDGGAAVGDASYLRGMSRSRSRNGEICWRLKSDENVLEFAVVGHRRRGAEVPTDKLWG, from the exons ATGTCTGCTGTGCAGTCGCTGAACCAGTCAGACGATTCCTCTGATCCCACCACCACAATCACCGGACCCGACGATCTAAGACGACAGTTCTCGCGAACACCCCGACCATATCTTTACTCGCACGATGGCCTGCAACGAGAAGATGGTGAGGCTGGTGGGCATGAGCCTGGTGCTGGTGCCCGCCATGGTCTACCTGAACAAGAACGACCCGTGGGCGAGGAGTCCGGCGCAGCGACTAGGAGGGGAAAGGACTGGCAGCGACAACCCGGACACAGCTCGGTAGCCAGCAGTGAGAGCGGCACTGATGCCGATGATGAACGTCCCAACTTTGTGAAAGCACTGCCCCCTGCCGGGATCAGACCTAGGAAGGGACTGAAGACCGGCGAGCAGGACGAGGATGCGCTTCTTACTCCCAGCCAGCTTGACGAGAAGGAACGGCAGGTGCAGGGATACTTCCTGAGGCAGACAGTGGACCAAGAGGCGCTCAAAGATGAAGAGCGCAAAGAGAGAGAAGCTGTGCAGAAGAGACGCTTCGCCGAATTCGTGAGGAGATTGAGTGAGGTTGCGCTGATGGGCTTCATCCTCATCTGCGTACTTTGTGGCGCAGGAGCCGCACGAACAGCCTGGTATTGGAGACGGGAGCTGCTGTGCGTGCCTGTGATCATCATTGGTCTGGTTCTGGCATACCCGGTCAAGTTGTCAATTGTGGACACTCAGGCAACGCACAACAAGCTGAGCGAGCGCTTTCGCGTGCCAGCTTCTTTCGACCCAGCGACGGTACTGTACCCGCCTCTGATACCCGTCATGGTGGCTCTTCTGGTAGGGCCTAAATATCCCGCTGTGGTTCTGCCGAACATCATTCTCGGACTTGCTTCGCTACCACAAAGATTATTTCCACGATCCAGCCGACTCGGAGGCTTCAATGCACTACACTGGCTGGTGGCCATCATACCATTGATTGTCTCGGATAACACGCTCTGGTTCGATAAAAGGCGCCCACCTGCACCTTATCAGCTCAAGACATCACAAGGACTGTCACCAGAGACGTTGGTCTCACTTTACCCTCTGCACCACGCGTTAATGATCCCGTTACACTATCTTACGACGACTAGTCTGCTAATATCAGAGCTACATCTACTTTCAGCAGTATTAATCAATCTGCTGCTGCTTGCACAGTCGCCTCAAGCTCTGGTATTAAAGTCATGTTTATGGCTTGGCGGCGTGCCTCTCTTTTTGGCCTGTGGCTCGCTTCTACACTGGAATGTCACACTCGCTCGCGTGCCAAGATGGAAGCTGAGACGCCCTGGCCATACAGCAGAGGAGAGGAGGTCTCTTGTCGATGCAGTATCTGATATCATCAGCCTTCAGAAAGCCACAGGAGCATTTTCGGGATCCACAGGACTGGAAAGTGATGCAGATGAGGATATGCCGCCCAGATCGATCAAGCAGCAGCTGAAGAGATCGATGGCCACTATGCCGAAGCTCAACACAGCAGGTCTAGTCATGCCGTCACTGAACAATGTACTCGAGACACATTCTGTCGCCGAAGCTCGAGAGTTCGCACGCTCTCTACTACCAAGCATTGTCGCTGCACCTTGGCCAAGACCGCGGCGTAACACTGTACCAGTCCGCGAGCCACCCAGCATCTCGGACAGGCAACCAGAGCAACCACCTGTCAGGCGTGCAAGCAGCAGACGAAAACTCAAATCTGTGAATATGTTGTGGTGTCTTCAACTCACACCAGAGCAAGCGCAGCGCAGGAAGTGGATTTATGCCGCCGCAACGTACTTTGCAATCTTCCTTACGATCGCTATCCCGGTGCGGATGTACATCGCCACAAAAGCGTTGCACAACCAAGAACCCATCGGTTGGGCCCTCAGCTACGCCTTTGGCCATATCGACTACTTCCGCATCATCGTCGATACTTCCTATCTCCAGTCCTGGGTCCCACTGCCGAAGCCTATGGGCGACTGGACAAAAATTACCGTCGCCCTTCCTCTCCATGTCGACTTGATCCGCGAAACACTCGGTCAGGCCAACGTCCGCCTCCTGCTCATCGCATACTGGGCTATAGTACTGCTTGTCGGCCTCTTGGCAGTCTTCTCACTCACTGCCTTTGTCGAAGTCGACACCCGCCGCAAAGTCTTCCATGGAGTTATGGTCGCTATGCTCACACCAGCAACCTTCGTCGACCCCTGCTTCGTGGCGTTAGCCCTCGGCCTGGTTCTAGCTGTTTTCTTGCTGTTGGAAGTCATTCGAGCAGGACAGGTTCCGCCTCTAGGCAACGCCATCTCGCGCTTCGTCGCACCCTACGTCGATGGCAGAGATCTGCGAGGTCCTGTTGTGGTCAGTCATATCTTCTTACTTATTGGCTGTGCAGTTCCGCTCTGGTTCTCTCTGGCAAGCATGGAACGAAGCGGCGGCGCACCGTGGCACGACTTCGAGCTGGCCAACAACCGCCGCGAAGTCGCCATGGTCGCAGGCGTTATCTGCGTCGGCATGGGCGACGCCGCTGCCAGCTTGATTGGTCGTCGCTACGGCCGCCACAAGTGGATCTGGGTCGGGGGGAAGAGTATTGAAGGCTCTGCAGCTTTCGCGGTTGCGGTCACGATAGGCCTGATGGCTGCACGAGCATGGCAGGAATTGGGTGGTTGGAACGGTCTTTCACACGACAGAATCGCTTCGGGATGG CCACCAACTC CGCAGCACTTTCCAACCATATCCATCAAAATTAACCTCACCGCAGACATCCCACTTGAGCTCGTCGCCGCCAGCAGAAATGGCGGTCTCGACAACCTGAAGCCGCAAGAGCTCGCCACCATCAGTTCAATCGCCACTCAGGCCCTGCTCGAAGGAAGCAAGACTTTGCAGCCTATCTCACCACTACCGGCGGACTTCCCCGAGATTGTGGACAAGCTCAAAGGCCGCCTTGGCCTGACACCCCAAGAGAAGAACCCCAACAAGAGCCAGGGTGGAGGCGAGGAAACAGGGCCACTCGCGACCACAGATGGATGGAACGAGTCCGAGCCTTATGGACCA CTTGCTATGGGCTCACTCGATCCAATGCGAGCTGTGAACTACCTTGAGACGCAAGCTGTCTGGGTCCATTCTGTTGTGAGTGGCCTTGTTATCGACCGCGAGCACTGGAAGGCAATCGCCGATATGGTGGCGGCAGACGATCTATTCGAGCGCATGGAAGAATGCCTTTCCAAGCAACATGCTGGCCTTCGCCGAAAGACGCAGTTCTTCTGTTGTAGCCACGATCCAGACCCCGAGCACGATGAAAAGGGTGACATGATCTACCGCGTAGCATGCAGGAGTTTCAGCCTGCGAGAACACAGGTCCACGCCATTCTCGCACGCCATGACATCGCTCGGGGCTGCCAACTTCTTTTGCGAGGCTGATACGTACTCACGTCTGGTCGATGGAGGAGCAGCAGTAGGCGACGCGAGCTACTTGCGTGGAATGAGTCGGAGTCGGTCGAGAAATGGGGAGATATGCTGGCGACTGAAATCTGACGAGAATGTGTTGGAGTTCGCAGTGGTCGGACATCGTCGTCGTGGAGCTGAAGTCCCGACTGACAAGCTGTGGGGATGA
- a CDS encoding ABC multidrug transporter B translates to MSLACTAKADDAFGPTITGACRQGFDFTLLFEQSILQIAPCAILLLLVPIRAAHLRKQNVKVLRNGAQTIKQVAIAVLAITQLLLLIMWSVTPMYRTRTSIPAATISFLASLSLLYLSSIEHAKSVRPSTLINIWVLFSLILDLPQTRTLWLRAGPRALPGTFTVGVAAKAIVLYLEARSKRRSLIPAYRLYAPESLVNLYDRTALWWLNPLFWTGYKGYLSTDKLFTVDADLGAESVQDAFEAAWAQHARRQRWRALLAVFNCFRGDFFAIAAPRLCLSALKLCQPLLIARITSLLSTGFTGRDDNYGRGLIGAAALIYTGIAITTALYQRQLHRLITKLRGSVIAAVYAKMLRLDSTKLNDNAALTLVTADIMRVCNSLKQIDDLFATPIEIGVAIYLLKRQIGVSCVAPVAISLVMTTISFFNSNTAVPMQKSWLQAVSDRVAMTSSVLGFAKAFKMMGLTEHFTDTIQHMRVLELEKYAEYRKYVTWRNVFAHVPEAVAPPLTLMMFVLLEGRRALDPSTAFTSLALVALLTSPIQELIHAVPQFQTAIASLDRVQDFLLLGEDTAIVSQATDEIDTTRNPDPVTSSEPTAIKARPKDDIGVSTVLSLANVSVLLGADQQRVLHNITIDLKRRRTHLLVGAVGSGKSVLLKAILGDLPFSHGERRLRSRDEGMAFCAQDAWLPNDTVRSLLIGQSDFDCIWYSTVVSACALTSDIGSLPQGDETLVGTKGVSLSGGQRQRLALARALYSRKEIIVADDVLSGLDANTAAQVFSRVFGPHGLCKANGMAAILATHSSHFLTQVDHIIAIGAGTIIEQGTFEELDTKKGYVHGISIGTKRLGGSEDHEITPAERPEPTAPDKIDIAGQDLSRRIGDPAVYAYYLRSIGWKLGIPLALTILGFGFGMKFPDLWVKWWSEAEASGHGQHSLAYWIGLLFFFASISVLSGGAHIWTMLVHAVPRSSAHLHKQLLQAVMRATYGFFVNTDAGVTLNRFSNDMSLIETELAGAFMQFTDGAVVCLFAGGLIVAGADYAAATIPFVLAALYCIQRLYLRTSRQLRFLELEAQAPLLTHCSETLAGVTTIRAFGWQHQSHRKLTELLDRSQRPYYLLLCVQRWLGLVLGLVTAALAVVVVSMAMLLPHTSSAGSIGVSLLGILGFTFYITYVVQAWTTLETSLGAIARCKNLEATTPSEDKPAEVQEPPADWPAAGKVVIKGLRAAYNADDRDVLRSFSLAAAAGEKIGICGRSGSGKSSLLLTIFRLLDYSSGSIEIDGIDISTIPRQTVRKSCTALPQEALTFPGSVLANLDPLGKSTSEDVNIVLRKVGLLDIITSRGGLHIDISTLSLSQGQLQLFAVARALLRKSKLVVLDEISSSVDAATEDLMIKLIKEEFADSTIIAVAHRLKTIIAFDKIVVMDGGRIVESGAPADLLSRTGGYFKDLWERSCQ, encoded by the exons ATGTCGTTGGCGTGCACCGCAAAAGCAGACGACGCGTTCGGGCCCACCATTACCGGGGCATGCCGACAAGGATTCGACTTCACTCTCCTCTTTGAACAGTCCATCCTACAGATCGCGCCTTGTGCCATCTTACTACTCCTCGTTCCAATCCGAGCAGCTCACCTAAGGAAACAAAATGTCAAGGTCCTCCGCAATGGAGCTCAGACGATCAAGCAGGTCGCCATCGCGGTGTTGGCCATTACGCAGCTTTTGCTCCTTATCATGTGGAGCGTAACGCCGATGTATCGGACGAGGACGTCAATCCCAGCAGCCACGATATCGTTTCTGGCCTCGCTATCACTTCTGTACTTGTCGAGCATCGAGCACGCGAAGTCTGTGCGGCCTAGTACTCTGATCAACATCTGGGTGCTTTTCTCCTTGATCCTCGACCTGCCTCAGACGAGGACGTTATGGCTCCGCGCTGGACCGCGAGCATTGCCTGGCACTTTCACAGTTGGCGTCGCAGCGAAGGCTATTGTTTTGTATCTGGAGGCACGCAGTAAAAGAAGATCGCTCATTCCGGCTTACAGACTGTACGCCCCGGAATCTCTGGTCAATTTGTATGATAGGACTGCACTCTGGTGGCTGAACCCTCTGTTTTGGACAGGCTACAAGGGCTATCTTTCCACCGATAAGCTCTTTACTGTGGACGCTGATCTTGGCGCTGAATCTGTGCAGGATGCCTTTGAAGCAGCGTGGGCGCAAC ATGCCCGACGCCAGAGATGGCGCGCCCTGCTGGCAGTCTTCAACTGTTTTCGGGGTGACTTTTTCGCGATCGCAGCTCCCAGACTCTGCTTGAGTGCTTTAAAGTTATGCCAACCACTGCTCATTGCTCGAATCACTAGCCTACTCAGCACAGGATTTACTGGCCGCGACGACAACTATGGACGAGGCCTCATTGGAGCTGCTGCTCTGATCTATACTGGAATCGCGATCACTACAGCACTGTACCAGAGGCAACTTCACCGTCTGATCACCAAGCTACGCGGCTCAGTCATCGCCGCAGTGTACGCAAAAATGCTCAGACTCGACTCAACGAAGCTCAACGACAACGCCGCTTTGACTTTAGTCACTGCGGACATCATGAGAGTGTGCAACTCTCTGAAACAGATTGATGACCTCTTTGCCACACCTATTGAGATCGGTGTGGCTATTTATCTGCTCAAACGTCAGATTGGAGTCTCTTGTGTGGCACCGGTAGCAATATCCCTGGTCATGACCACTATCAGCTTTTTCAACTCCAACACCGCAGTACCAATGCAAAAGAGCTGGCTACAAGCCGTATCGGACCGTGTTGCTATGACATCGTCCGTCCTTGGATTTGCGAAAGCGTTCAAGATGATGGGACTCACAGAACACTTCACGGACACGATCCAGCACATGCGCGTTCTAGAGCTCGAGAAATACGCCGAGTACAGGAAGTACGTGACCTGGCGAAACGTCTTCGCACACGTTCCTGAGGCAGTCGCGCCTCCACTGACCCTTATGATGTTCGTACTTTTGGAGGGCCGACGAGCACTTGATCCTTCGACAGCATTCACATCATTGGCGCTTGTAGCACTGTTGACCTCACCAATACAGGAGCTGATCCATGCTGTACCCCAGTTCCAGACAGCAATAGCAAGTCTCGATCGGGTGCAAGACTTCCTTCTACTTGGTGAAGATACTGCCATAGTATCACAGGCTACCGACGAGATCGACACCACCAGGAATCCGGACCCAGTCACTTCGTCTGAGCCTACGGCGATAAAAGCCAGACCCAAGGATGACATCGGCGTGTCTACTGTGCTGAGCTTGGCCAATGTGTCTGTGTTGCTTGGAGCCGACCAGCAACGAGTTCTGCACAATATCACCATCGACCTCAAACGGAGGAGAACACACTTACTTGTGGGCGCGGTCGGCAGCGGAAAGTCTGTGCTTCTAAAAGCGATCCTGGGAGACCTGCCATTCTCACATGGAGAACGTCGCTTGCGCTCGCGAGATGAGGGTATGGCTTTCTGTGCGCAGGATGCGTGGCTTCCCAACGATACTGTCAGATCACTGCTCATTGGACAGTCAGACTTCGATTGTATATGGTACAGTACCGTTGTGTCAGCTTGTGCTTTGACATCAGACATCGGTTCGCTGCCTCAAGGCGATGAAACCCTCGTCGGCACCAAAGGCGTGTCACTCAGCGGCGGGCAACGGCAACGCTTAGCACTTGCTCGAGCTCTATACTCACGCAAGGAAATTATTGTGGCGGACGATGTTCTCAGTGGTCTGGACGCCAATACTGCAGCTCAGGTCTTCTCGCGCGTGTTCGGACCACATGGTCTTTGCAAGGCCAACGGAATGGCCGCTATCTTGGCGACACACAGCTCCCACTTCCTTACACAAGTTGACCATATAATCGCGATCGGCGCCGGGACCATCATTGAGCAAGGGACATTTGAGGAGCTTGACACCAAGAAAGGCTACGTGCACGGCATCAGTATCGGGACCAAGCGTCTTGGTGGTAGCGAAGACCATGAGATTACTCCAGCGGAGCGTCCTGAACCAACAGCTCCGGACAAGATCGACATCGCAGGCCAAGATCTCTCCCGCCGCATCGGAGACCCAGCCGTGTATGCCTACTACCTCAGGTCCATCGGCTGGAAGCTAGGTATACCATTAGCATTGACCATCCTTGGCTTCGGCTTCGGCATGAAGTTCCCTGACCTGTGGGTGAAGTGGTGGTCAGAAGCTGAAGCCTCGGGCCATGGCCAGCACTCGCTAGCATACTGGATTGGGTTGCTGTTCTTCTTTGCCTCGATCTCAGTCCTGTCTGGCGGCGCTCACATCTGGACCATGCTGGTGCATGCCGTGCCGAGAAGTTCAGCACATCTCCACAAGCAACTTCTGCAGGCGGTCATGCGAGCGACCTATGGCTTCTTCGTGAACACAGATGCGGGTGTCACGCTCAACCGTTTCTCGAACGACATGTCGCTCATTGAGACCGAGCTTGCTGGTGCCTTCATGCAGTTCACTGATGGGGCCGTCGTGTGCTTGTTCGCCGGAGGACTCATCGTGGCTGGTGCAGACTATGCGGCCGCCACGATACCCTTCGTTCTCGCAGCCCTCTACTGCATCCAAAGGCTCTACTTGCGGACTTCAAGGCAGCTACGATTCCTTGAGCTCGAAGCACAGGCGCCCTTACTCACGCACTGCTCAGAAACACTTGCAGGCGTTACCACGATTAGGGCTTTCGGATGGCAGCATCAATCACACCGCAAGCTGACTGAGTTGCTGGATAGATCGCAACGACCGTACTACCTCCTACTCTGTGTGCAGCGCTGGCTCGGCCTAGTCCTCGGTCTGGTCACAGCCGCATTAGCCGTGGTCGTGGTATCGATGGCGATGCTGCTACCACACACTTCGAGCGCCGGCTCCATAGGAGTCTCGCTTCTCGGCATCCTGGGCTTCACGTTCTATATTACGTATGTCGTGCAGGCATGGACGACATTAGAGACCTCCCTTGGTGCGATTGCGAGGTGTAAGAACCTTGAAGCTACAACACCTTCTGAAGACAAACCTGCAGAAGTGCAAGAGCCACCTGCTGACTGGCCGGCGGCTGGCAAGGTCGTGATCAAGGGCCTTCGAGCTGCTTATAACGCTGATGATCGAGATGTCTTGCGGTCATTTTCCCTTGCGGCAGCCGCTGGTGAGAAGATCGGCATCTGCGGTCGCTCCGGCAGTGGGAAGAGCTCGCTGCTATTGACAATCTTTCGACTGCTTGACTATTCGTCGGGCAGCATCGAGATCGATGGCATTGACATCTCAACGATACCACGACAGACCGTCCGCAAAAGCTGTACTGCTTTGCCACAGGAGGCACTGACCTTTCCCGGCAGCGTGCTGGCCAACCTCGACCCACTCGGCAAGTCCACTTCAGAAGACGTCAATATTGTCCTTCGAAAGGTTGGACTCCTCGACATCATAACCTCACGAGGCGGTCTCCACATCGACATTAGCACTCTCAGTCTCTCGCAAGGACAACTGCAACTCTTCGCTGTTGCACGAGCTCTGCTGCGGAAGTCGAAACTTGTGGTGCTGGATGAAATCTCGAGCTCTGTGGATGCCGCTACTGAGGATTTGATGATCAAGCTTATCAAGGAGGAGTTTGCCGATAGCACGATCATTGCTGTTGCGCATCGACTGAAGACGATTATTGCTTTCGACAAGATTGTGGTCATGGATGGTGGGAGGATCGTTGAGAGTGGCGCGCCTGCTGATTTGCTTAGTAGGACTGGTGGGTATTTCAAGGATTTGTGGGAGAGGTCTTGTCAGTAG
- a CDS encoding putative phosphatase, producing the protein MAPTLRSSQAKMPPTLILIRHAEAEHNATENWDLPDPRLTEAGIQQCEDLQRHLQSSCPLAQRVETIITSPMRRTCQTTLTALAWLVKSGIPVEVNAMWQENSTEPCDSGTAIPKVAKEFPELDFSTVDPTYPNKGPGTPYAFAESANAARGQACLRSLYDRPEKVIAVVSHAGFLRTAITKRRYANADYRIFTFKKSNGGALELVEDLSTMRKGGGLGRSPKGIFKVKEWDFPPEEAEAGEERDEM; encoded by the exons ATGGCACCTACACTTAGATCATCACAGGCGAAGATGCCACCTACACTCATTTTGATCAGGCATGCTGAGGCGGAGCATAATGCCACTG AGAATTGGGACTTACCAGATCCGAGATTGACCGAAGCCGGGATTCAGCAATGCGAAGACTTACAGCGGCATCTGCAGAGCAGTTGTCCACTGGCGCAGCGAGTCGAGACTATCATCACAAGTCCGATGAGGAGGACCTGCCAAACTACACTGACCGCCCTGGCATGGTTGGTGAAAAGTGGTATACCAGTCGAAGTGAACGCCATGTGGCAAGAAAACTCCACCGAGCCCTGCGACTCAGGAACTGCGATTCCCAAAGTGGCGAAGGAATTTCCAGAGCTGGACTTCAGCACTGTTGACCCAACCTATCCCAACAAAGGACCCGGTACGCCTTATGCATTCGCCGAGTCTGCGAATGCCGCTCGTGGGCAAGCCTGTCTAAGATCTTTGTATGATCGGCCAGAGAAGGTCATCGCCGTGGTGAGCCATGCTGGATTTCTCAGGACTGCGATCACAAAGCGACGGTATGCGAATGCCGATTACAGGATCTTTACATTTAAGAAGAGTAACGGCGGTGCGCTGGAATTGGTCGAAGACTTGAGCACTATGCGGAAAGGTGGTGGGCTAGGGAGAAGTCCAAAGGGTATCTTCAAGGTGAAAGAGTGGGACTTCCCACCTGAAGAGGCAGAGGCAGGGGAAGAGAGAGACGAGATGTGA